Proteins encoded together in one Quercus lobata isolate SW786 chromosome 3, ValleyOak3.0 Primary Assembly, whole genome shotgun sequence window:
- the LOC115981170 gene encoding uncharacterized protein LOC115981170 yields the protein MERRSRGSDPGSRFRSRLTPYLTEDLLEEILSWLPVKSLTRFKCVKNSWSTATFFQNPSFIAKQQRHRLQTNADLVVASCDLMHLGDCPCILILKMLILKEYALLARRRLWRGRESKVVRYPRVPKCPAHLAIQPSPCNPTGTNAGITQSCNVVHVYDLSTGFWRQIMNSVSIDHSNITLLDYCNFVFLNGVHHWYGSSVTDDNGNHSLPQRDSTVFSFMKELALFNNCLALIVFNACRKIPEKYFNIWVMREYGFEYSWTKKLVVGSLEGIRRPLGFVRNEELILLRDNEDHTVALYIGSQEMKNLQHSGLRNSFYPRCALLYVESLVSLNSGNVF from the exons ATGGAACGGAGGAGTCGAGGTTCAGATCCAGGTTCCAGGTTCAGATCCAGGTTGACACCCTATTTAACAGAAGACTTGTTGGAAGAGATCCTCTCCTGGCTTCCAGTGAAATCTCTAACACGTTTCAAGTGCGTTAAAAATTCATGGTCCACTGCTACTTTCTTCCAGAATCCAAGTTTCATTGCCAAACAGCAGCGCCACCGTTTACAAACAAATGCAGATCTTGTCGTCGCGAGCTGCGACCTGATGCACCTTGGGGACTGTCCGTGCATCCTCATCCTGAAAATGTTGATTCTCAAGGAGTACGCATTGTTGGCACGAAGGAGATTGTGGAGAGGAAG AGAATCTAAGGTTGTTCGTTATCCCAGAGTCCCTAAGTGTCCTGCCCATCTTGCAATACAACCTTCTCCATGCAACCCTACT GGGACAAATGCGGGAATCACACAAAGCTGCAATGTTGTTCATGTTTACGACCTAAGTACTGGTTTCTGGAGGCAAATAATGAACTCTGTTTCTATTGATCATTCAAACATCACATTGCTAgattattgtaattttgttttcttaaatgGAGTTCATCATTGGTATGGTTCCTCTGTCACTGACGACAATGGAAATC ACAGTCTCCCACAGCGGGACAgcactgttttttcttttatgaaagAGCTTGCTTTGTTCAATAATTGCCTTGCTCTTATTGTTTTTAATGCTTGTCGTAAAATACCAGAGAAATACTTCAATATATGGGTGATGCGCGAATATGGGTTCGAGTATTCTTGGACCAAAAAACTTGTTGTAGGATCCCTCGAAGGAATTCGGAGACCACTAGGATTTGTCAGGAATGAAGAGCTTATTCTACTGCGTGACAATGAAGATCATACAGTAGCTTTGTATATTGGTTCTCAAGAAATGAAGAATCTTCAACATTCAGGGCTTCGAAACTCGTTCTACCCACGCTGTGCTCTGCTCTATGTGGAGAGCCTAGTTTCATTAAATAGTGGAAATGTGTTTTAG
- the LOC115978963 gene encoding purine permease 3-like — protein sequence MELEAQGKPTMNIVLLILNCILLFIGNCGGPLIMRLYFIHGGKRVWLSSWLETGGWPIILFLLIITYFYRRAKQGSSSKLFFMKPPLFIASAVIGIITGLDDYLYAYGVARLPVSTTALIIASQLGFTAAFAFLLVKQKFTSYSINAVVLLTIGAGVLALHTSNDRPNGESNKEYFAGFFMTIGASALYGFVLPLVELTYKKAKQAITYSLVMEIQMVMSLFATIFCTIGMLINKDFEAIPREARAFELGETKYYVVIVFSAILWQCFFMGAAGIIFCASSLLSGIVIAVHLPVIEILAVIFYREKFQAEKGVALALSLWGFVSYFYGEIKDNEKKKQNLVETQVPMNIPSP from the exons ATGGAACTGGAAGCTCAAGGAAAGCCCACCATGAACATAGTTCTTCTCATACTAAACTGCATCCTATTATTTATAGGCAATTGTGGCGGCCCTCTAATAATGCGACTTTACTTCATCCATGGCGGAAAAAGAGTTTGGCTCTCAAGTTGGCTTGAAACTGGTGGCTGGCCTATTATTCTCTTCCTTCTCATAATCACATACTTTTACCGCCGAGCCAAACAAGGCTCAAGCTCCAAGCTTTTCTTCATGAAACCACCGTTGTTCATTGCCTCCGCAGTTATAGGAATCATCACAGGCCTTGATGACTATCTCTACGCCTATGGCGTGGCTCGCCTTCCTGTCTCAACAACTGCTTTAATCATTGCCTCACAGCTTGGTTTCACTGCTGCCTTTGCTTTCCTTTTAGTGAAGCAAAAGTTCACTTCCTATTCCATCAACGCGGTGGTTTTGCTCACCATTGGAGCTGGTGTTTTGGCTTTACATACGAGCAATGATCGTCCTAACGGTGAATCAAACAAGGAGTACTTTGCTGGGTTCTTCATGACAATAGGTGCTTCAGCACTATATGGGTTTGTGTTGCCGTTGGTGGAATTGACCTACAAGAAGGCCAAGCAGGCCATCACTTATTCATTGGTGATGGAGATTCAGATGGTGATGAGTTTGTTTGCAACTATTTTTTGCACCATAGGGATGCTGATTAACAAGGACTTCGAG GCAATTCCAAGAGAAGCGAGGGCATTTGAGCTCGGGGAAACAAAGTACTACGTGGTGATAGTGTTTAGTGCAATTCTTTGGCAGTGTTTCTTCATGGGAGCAGCGGGAATCATCTTTTGTGCTTCGTCTTTGCTATCTGGAATTGTTATTGCGGTTCATCTCCCAGTGATAGAGATCCTAGCCGTTATTTTCTATAGAGAAAAATTTCAAGCAGAAAAAGGAGTTGCTCTTGCACTTTCTTTGTGGGGGTTTGTTTCATACTTTTATGGTGAGATAAAAGATAACGAGAAAAAGAAGCAGAATCTGGTAGAGACACAAGTACCTATGAATATTCCCAGTCCATGA